One Deltaproteobacteria bacterium DNA window includes the following coding sequences:
- a CDS encoding GTPase domain-containing protein, with protein sequence MSFVNYRDKEINFKIVYYGPGLSGKTTSIERIYDRTKGKNKSKMMRQENNERTLFFDFIPLTIEGVSGYKTRFHLYTVPGQPLYEDSRRLILKGVDGIMFVADSEIDKMESNLQALESLKNNLKEEGYGLESIPIVVQYNKRDSKKAVDLDALKKIVNPSQFPEFQTVAVKDEGIFDAFKCLAKAVLRDYSEHH encoded by the coding sequence ATGTCATTTGTTAATTATCGCGATAAAGAAATTAATTTTAAGATCGTCTATTATGGGCCTGGGTTGTCGGGTAAAACGACTTCTATTGAAAGGATTTACGACCGCACCAAAGGGAAAAATAAAAGTAAAATGATGCGACAGGAAAATAACGAGCGCACCTTATTTTTTGATTTTATTCCTCTTACCATTGAGGGGGTGAGTGGCTATAAAACACGCTTTCATCTTTATACGGTGCCTGGCCAGCCTTTATATGAAGACAGTCGTCGATTAATTTTGAAGGGGGTAGATGGCATTATGTTCGTAGCGGATAGTGAAATCGATAAGATGGAATCAAACCTTCAAGCTTTAGAGAGTTTAAAAAATAATCTTAAAGAAGAAGGTTATGGTTTAGAATCTATTCCCATTGTTGTGCAATATAACAAACGTGATTCTAAAAAGGCGGTCGATTTAGATGCCTTGAAGAAAATCGTTAATCCTAGCCAGTTTCCAGAATTTCAGACCGTGGCGGTGAAAGACGAAGGCATATTTGATGCCTTCAAATGCCTTGCCAAAGCGGTATTGCGCGATTACTCCGAACACCATTAA
- the fsa gene encoding fructose-6-phosphate aldolase, producing the protein MKIFIDSADIAEIQEAAAMGVLDGVTTNPTLVAKTGRKYLTVLEDIAKIVDGPISAETVSLDCKGMMEEAKVFAKIHPNITIKIAMGTEGLKAVKLCAEQGVKTNVTLVFSASQALLVAKAGATFVSPFVGRLDDISEDGMKLIADLKTIYQNYHFKTEILVASVRHPIHFVQAALLGADVATLPLAVIRQLTKHPLTDIGIQRFLEDHKRIPK; encoded by the coding sequence ATGAAAATTTTTATCGATAGTGCTGACATTGCAGAAATTCAAGAAGCCGCGGCTATGGGCGTGCTCGATGGAGTCACCACCAACCCCACTTTAGTCGCCAAGACCGGTCGAAAATATCTCACCGTGTTAGAAGATATTGCCAAAATCGTTGATGGCCCGATTAGCGCCGAAACGGTCAGCCTTGATTGCAAAGGCATGATGGAAGAAGCTAAAGTCTTTGCAAAAATTCATCCTAACATCACGATTAAAATTGCGATGGGCACTGAGGGCCTTAAGGCCGTGAAGCTTTGTGCAGAACAAGGGGTTAAAACCAATGTCACTTTGGTCTTTAGCGCCAGCCAAGCCCTGTTAGTGGCCAAAGCGGGGGCCACCTTTGTTAGCCCTTTTGTCGGCAGGCTCGATGACATTTCAGAAGATGGGATGAAACTTATTGCCGACCTCAAAACCATTTATCAAAATTATCATTTCAAAACAGAAATTTTAGTAGCCTCGGTGCGACACCCCATTCATTTTGTGCAAGCAGCCTTGCTGGGTGCCGATGTAGCCACCTTGCCGCTCGCGGTGATTCGCCAACTCACCAAACATCCTTTAACCGATATTGGCATTCAACGTTTTTTAGAAGATCATAAAAGGATCCCAAAATGA